One segment of Engraulis encrasicolus isolate BLACKSEA-1 chromosome 7, IST_EnEncr_1.0, whole genome shotgun sequence DNA contains the following:
- the LOC134453352 gene encoding uncharacterized protein LOC134453352, whose amino-acid sequence MVTPNWTHPPFESPAGALPGWEWDPSAAAAVNHVVVKIYPLYDIHTEVTFLEGSSSSDWSPSSSCASPGSSSGTDSTVILESTKTERRQLIEGPLDVNVARDIVRAALCSKPSGKEILEEYEKASTLSDVTRRKMVNILVADMVEYHGRVPQVNVRNLYALGITTLFPKLSDPDSKNGYEHFYDHQSGSGYLAWRLKTVQRTSAQDRKKSKTTFQEGPKTPRSIHSDERQLTGEECREAILAMKHSSDAILVRNKMKATFQHRQRVLQDPESASTVLNLFPRFLDTPGLIDQDFSMIFGEEVSGKFLSKWPTFFKPRVIADCCKNLTPSPHVDELLLSAQHKSDDCVWHSEEWDSEMAAILLLLHLLPPTVKGKKSGKMSASEATRRLIKFMKVL is encoded by the exons ATGGTTACACCAA ATTGGACACACCCACCCTTTGAATCTCCTGCTGGAGCATTGCCTGGCTGGGAGTGGGACCCgtcagcagcggcagcagtcAACCATGTCGTTGTGAAAATTTATCCTTTATATG ATATCCACACTGAGGTGACATTCTTAGAGGGCTCATCTTCATCAGActggtcaccatcatcatcatgtgcATCCCCAGGGTCATCATCAGGTACTGACTCAACAGTGATACTGGAATCTACAAAGACTGAGAGAAGACAGCTTATTGAAGGACCCCTGGATGTCAATGTTGCAAGAGAT ATTGTTAGAGCTGCTCTTTGTTCAAAGCCCAGTGGAAAAGAAATATTGGAAGAGTACGAGAAAGCAAGCACCCTCAGTGATGTTACAAGAAGAAAGATGGTCAACATTCTTGTGGCAGATATGGTTGAGTACCATGG GAGGGTACCTCAGGTAAATGTGCGGAACCTCTATGCACTTGGGATTACAACACTGTTCCCGAAATTGAGTGACCCAGATTCCAAGAATGGCTAT GAACATTTTTATGATCATCAGAGTGGTTCGGGTTATCTAGCGTGGAGGCTGAAAACTGTTCAGCGGACCTCTGCTCAAGACCGCAAAAAATCCAAGACAACTTTCCAAGAGGGCCCAAAGACTCCACGCAGTATCCATTCAGATGAGAGGCAGTTGACCGGGGAGGAATGTAGGGAAGCCATATTGGCGATGAAACACTCAAGTGATGCAATCCTTGTCAGAAATAAGATGAAGGCCACATTCCAGCACAGACAAAGAGTCCTTCAAGACCCAGAAAGTGCCTCTACTGTCCTTAATCTCTTTCCCAGATTCTTAGATACACCTGGTTTG ATTGACCAAGATTTCTCAATGATCTTTGGTGAGGAGGTGTCTGGTAAATTCCTCTCCAAGTGGCCAACCTTTTTCAAACCGAGAGTCATCGCAGATTGCTGCAAGAACCTAACTCCGAGTCCGCATGTTGATGAGCTGCTTCTGTCTGCACAACATAAGTCTGACGATTGTG TCTGGCATTCTGAGGAGTGGGATTCTGAGATGGCTGCCATCCTGCTTCTGCTTCACCTCCTGCCTCCAACAGTTAAAGGGAAGAAGAGTGGCAAGATGAGTGCGTCGGAGGCTACTCGACGCCTGATTAAGTTCATGAAGGTATTATAA